In the genome of Pseudarthrobacter sp. IC2-21, one region contains:
- the iolD gene encoding 3D-(3,5/4)-trihydroxycyclohexane-1,2-dione acylhydrolase (decyclizing), whose protein sequence is MTVAQAVVEYLSKQYTVDSINGVDYRERLIPGTFGIFGHGNVAGVGQALKQYQQQDPSIMPYYQGRNEQAQAHQAVGYARHTRRRQTFAISTSIGPGSSNLLTGAALATTNRLPVLLLPSDTFATRAADPVLQQLEQPYAYDITVNDAFRPLSKFFDRVSRPEQLFSAFHHGLRVLTDPAETGAVTISLPQDVQAEAFDVPEEFLAEREWRIRRPDADDEDVRRAAEAIRAAKRPLIIAGGGVLYAYANDELAKIVELTGIPVGNTQAGVGVLPWDHQFSLGAIGSTGTTAANAIAAEADLIIGIGTRYEDFTTASRTAFQNPDVRFININVAPIDAYKHGSTLPIVADARKALVKLNAALGGYRVGADLEQQIAAEKKRWDATVDEAFDTRYTPLPAQNEIIGATSRAMDAADVVICAAGSLPGDLHKMWRVRDPFGYHVEYAYSCMGYEIPGGLGVKRAALAEAARGGEQRDVVVMVGDGSYLMMHTELVTAVAERIKLIVVLIQNHGYASIGSLSEMLGSQRFGTQYRALNEEQHSFDEGETLPVDLALNAESLGVKVIRIEPGEKVIAELEQAIRDAKAAPERGGPILIHVESDPLLDAPSSESWWDVPVSQVSVLDSTRQAYQTYTDHKKRQRKLLG, encoded by the coding sequence ATGACGGTGGCCCAGGCCGTCGTCGAGTATTTGTCCAAGCAGTACACCGTGGACTCGATCAACGGAGTGGACTACCGGGAACGCCTGATCCCCGGCACGTTCGGCATCTTCGGGCACGGCAACGTGGCCGGCGTCGGCCAGGCGCTGAAGCAGTACCAGCAGCAGGACCCGAGCATCATGCCGTACTACCAGGGCCGGAACGAGCAGGCGCAGGCGCACCAGGCCGTGGGCTACGCACGGCACACCCGCCGCCGGCAGACCTTCGCCATCAGCACCTCGATCGGACCGGGTTCCTCCAACCTGCTGACCGGTGCTGCGCTGGCGACGACGAACCGTTTGCCGGTGTTGCTGCTGCCGTCCGACACGTTTGCCACCCGGGCCGCGGACCCCGTGCTGCAGCAATTGGAGCAGCCCTACGCCTATGACATCACCGTCAACGACGCGTTCCGGCCGCTGTCCAAGTTCTTTGACAGGGTCTCCCGGCCGGAGCAGCTGTTCTCGGCGTTCCATCACGGCCTGCGTGTCCTGACCGACCCGGCCGAGACGGGCGCGGTGACCATCTCGCTGCCCCAGGACGTCCAGGCCGAGGCCTTCGACGTCCCCGAGGAATTCCTGGCCGAACGGGAGTGGCGCATCCGCCGCCCCGACGCCGACGACGAGGACGTCCGCCGCGCCGCTGAGGCCATCCGCGCCGCGAAGCGTCCGCTGATCATCGCCGGCGGCGGCGTTCTGTACGCCTACGCCAACGACGAACTCGCGAAGATTGTGGAGCTGACCGGCATCCCGGTGGGCAACACTCAGGCCGGTGTCGGCGTCCTGCCGTGGGACCACCAGTTCTCGCTCGGTGCGATCGGTTCCACGGGCACGACGGCGGCGAACGCCATTGCTGCCGAGGCGGACCTGATCATCGGGATCGGCACGCGCTACGAGGACTTCACCACCGCGTCGCGGACCGCGTTCCAGAACCCGGACGTGCGCTTCATCAACATCAATGTCGCGCCGATCGATGCGTACAAGCACGGCAGCACCCTGCCCATCGTGGCCGATGCCCGCAAGGCCCTGGTCAAACTCAACGCAGCCCTGGGCGGTTACCGGGTGGGAGCAGACCTCGAGCAGCAGATCGCGGCCGAGAAGAAGCGCTGGGATGCCACCGTGGACGAGGCCTTCGATACCCGCTACACCCCGTTGCCGGCGCAGAACGAAATCATCGGCGCCACGTCCCGGGCCATGGACGCCGCCGACGTCGTGATCTGTGCCGCCGGATCGCTGCCCGGTGACCTGCACAAGATGTGGCGCGTGCGTGACCCGTTCGGCTACCACGTGGAATACGCCTACTCCTGCATGGGCTACGAAATCCCCGGCGGACTCGGCGTCAAACGCGCTGCGCTGGCCGAAGCCGCACGCGGCGGCGAGCAGCGCGACGTCGTCGTCATGGTGGGGGACGGCTCCTACCTGATGATGCACACTGAACTGGTCACCGCCGTCGCCGAACGCATCAAACTCATTGTGGTCCTGATCCAGAACCACGGTTACGCCTCCATCGGCTCCCTGTCCGAGATGCTGGGTTCGCAGCGGTTCGGGACCCAGTACCGGGCCCTGAACGAGGAGCAACACAGCTTCGACGAAGGCGAAACCCTGCCCGTGGACCTGGCACTGAACGCCGAATCCCTGGGCGTGAAGGTCATCCGGATCGAGCCGGGGGAGAAGGTCATCGCCGAACTCGAGCAGGCCATCCGCGACGCCAAGGCGGCCCCGGAGCGGGGCGGTCCCATCCTTATCCACGTCGAATCCGACCCGCTGCTGGACGCGCCGAGCTCCGAATCCTGGTGGGACGTGCCCGTCTCGCAGGTCTCGGTCCTCGACTCGACGAGGCAGGCTTACCAGACCTACACCGACCACAAGAAGCGTCAGCGCAAGCTGCTCGGCTAA
- a CDS encoding MBL fold metallo-hydrolase: MEKHQSARLRFLGATDTVTGSRYLVESPERRILVECGLFQGYKRIRDRNRVSFPVSPANLDAVILTHAHLDHTGYVPALVRDGFRGPIYATPGTTELCTLLLPDSGYLQEEEARHADDRGSSQHHPPQPLYTAEDAVRSLNSFKTRDFDTPFELGNGIEATFLPAGHILGAAQIQLTVGGRSVHFTGDLGRANDPLMYPPRNLQSVDVLVTESTYGNRAHPAGNPEAELGEIIRRVAKRQGVIMIAAFAVGRAETVLLHLSRLMRKKAVPDIPVYLNSPMAIDASGMYQRHREEHRLEQHEFEAMYKLATPVRSADDSKLLNLRGGPMIILSASGMLTGGRILHHLENYGPDPRNAIILNGYQAAGTRGASLAAGEHHLRIYGQDIRIGAEVIQMEGLSAHADADELIQWMRTAPTAPSMTYITHGEADSSDALRIRIKRELGWKARVPEYLESVSMDHPG; the protein is encoded by the coding sequence GTGGAGAAACATCAGTCGGCGAGGCTGAGGTTTCTCGGCGCAACGGACACGGTGACCGGATCCAGGTATCTGGTCGAGTCACCGGAACGGCGGATTCTGGTCGAGTGCGGGCTCTTCCAGGGCTATAAACGGATCCGGGACCGAAACCGCGTGTCATTTCCCGTCAGTCCGGCCAACCTTGATGCCGTCATCCTCACCCACGCCCATCTGGACCACACGGGCTACGTTCCGGCGCTGGTCCGGGACGGCTTCCGCGGCCCGATCTATGCGACACCGGGAACCACCGAGTTGTGCACCCTGCTTTTGCCTGACAGCGGTTACCTGCAGGAGGAAGAGGCCCGCCACGCGGATGACCGGGGTTCTTCCCAACACCACCCCCCGCAGCCGCTCTATACGGCAGAAGACGCTGTTCGTTCGCTCAACAGTTTCAAAACCCGGGACTTCGACACTCCGTTCGAACTGGGAAACGGCATCGAGGCAACCTTCCTTCCCGCCGGCCATATCCTCGGCGCTGCCCAAATTCAGCTCACCGTCGGCGGCCGGTCCGTGCACTTCACCGGTGACCTCGGCCGCGCCAACGACCCCCTCATGTATCCGCCAAGAAACCTGCAGTCTGTCGACGTGCTGGTGACTGAATCCACCTACGGGAACCGGGCACACCCCGCCGGGAACCCGGAGGCCGAACTGGGCGAGATCATCAGGCGCGTGGCAAAGAGGCAGGGCGTCATCATGATCGCAGCCTTCGCCGTGGGACGGGCCGAGACGGTATTGCTGCACCTGTCACGGCTGATGAGGAAGAAGGCGGTCCCGGATATCCCTGTCTATCTCAACAGTCCCATGGCCATTGATGCCTCCGGCATGTATCAGCGCCACCGCGAGGAACACCGGCTCGAACAGCACGAATTTGAGGCGATGTATAAGCTGGCCACCCCTGTCCGGAGCGCCGACGATTCCAAACTGCTCAACCTCCGGGGCGGTCCGATGATCATCCTTTCCGCCAGCGGCATGCTCACCGGAGGCCGGATTCTGCACCACCTTGAGAACTACGGGCCCGACCCGCGCAACGCGATCATCCTCAACGGATACCAGGCCGCGGGAACCAGGGGCGCTTCACTCGCAGCCGGCGAGCATCATCTGCGCATCTACGGACAGGACATCCGGATCGGGGCCGAAGTCATCCAGATGGAAGGCCTGTCCGCCCATGCCGACGCCGACGAGCTGATCCAATGGATGCGGACCGCCCCCACAGCACCGTCAATGACCTATATCACCCACGGCGAAGCCGACTCGTCCGACGCCCTCCGCATCCGGATCAAACGCGAACTCGGCTGGAAGGCCCGGGTGCCCGAATACCTGGAATCCGTCTCAATGGACCATCCCGGCTAG
- the sucD gene encoding succinate--CoA ligase subunit alpha, translating to MSIYLNKDSKVIVQGITGGEGTKHTALMLKAGTNIVGGVNARKAGTTVLHGDAEINVYGTVKEAMAETGADVSIVFVPPAFTKNAVVEAIEAGIGLVVVITEGVPVQDSAEFWALAQSKVDADGKQVTRIIGPNCPGIITPGEALVGITPNNITGKGPIGLVSKSGTLTYQMMYELRDLGFSTAIGIGGDPVIGTTHIDALAAFEADPETKAIVMIGEIGGDAEERAAEYIKAHVTKPVVGYVAGFTAPEGKTMGHAGAIVSGSAGTAQAKKEALEAAGVKVGKTPSETATLLREVYAAL from the coding sequence ATGTCTATCTATCTGAACAAGGACTCCAAGGTCATCGTCCAGGGCATCACCGGCGGCGAAGGCACCAAGCACACCGCCCTGATGCTGAAGGCCGGCACCAACATTGTGGGTGGCGTCAACGCCCGCAAGGCCGGTACCACGGTCCTGCACGGCGACGCTGAAATCAACGTCTACGGCACCGTCAAGGAAGCCATGGCCGAAACCGGCGCCGACGTCTCCATCGTCTTCGTCCCGCCGGCATTCACCAAGAACGCCGTGGTTGAAGCCATCGAAGCCGGCATCGGCCTCGTAGTTGTCATCACCGAAGGCGTGCCCGTCCAGGATTCCGCCGAGTTCTGGGCCCTCGCCCAGTCCAAGGTTGACGCCGACGGCAAGCAGGTCACCCGCATCATCGGCCCGAACTGCCCCGGCATCATCACCCCCGGCGAAGCACTGGTCGGCATCACGCCGAACAACATCACCGGCAAGGGCCCCATCGGACTGGTTTCCAAGTCCGGCACCCTGACCTACCAGATGATGTACGAACTGCGCGACCTCGGCTTCTCCACCGCCATCGGCATCGGTGGCGACCCCGTCATCGGCACCACGCACATCGACGCCCTGGCCGCGTTCGAGGCTGACCCCGAGACCAAGGCGATCGTGATGATCGGCGAAATCGGCGGCGACGCCGAAGAGCGTGCCGCCGAGTACATCAAGGCACACGTCACCAAGCCGGTTGTCGGCTACGTGGCCGGCTTCACCGCTCCCGAAGGCAAGACCATGGGCCACGCCGGCGCCATCGTCTCCGGTTCCGCAGGTACCGCGCAGGCCAAGAAGGAAGCCCTTGAGGCTGCTGGCGTGAAGGTCGGCAAGACGCCGTCCGAGACCGCCACGCTGCTGCGCGAAGTTTACGCAGCGCTCTAG
- a CDS encoding deoxyribose-phosphate aldolase: MNLNDDPRRYEHLSALRLEDPDAVARAAASRRRHPGLKYGVQNFIVAADHPARGALAVGSDPVAMADRRGLLDRLQIALSNPAVDGVLASPDVMDDLLLLGALEGKLLFGSMNRGGLSGLVNEIDDRFTGHTAAALAALGADGGKMLTRICLGDPDTVPMLEATAKVIDSLAERKLIAMVEPFLSSWQNGRVRNDLSTDAVIKSVAIAEGLGSTSAYTWMKLPVVAEMERVMAATTLPTVLLGGDPDGTQDEVFASWQAALALPGVQGLTVGRTLLYPADGDVAGAVATAASLLKTPVLQSSAKVSE, from the coding sequence TTGAACCTCAACGACGATCCCCGCCGCTATGAGCACCTCAGTGCGCTGCGGCTGGAAGACCCCGACGCCGTAGCCCGGGCAGCCGCCTCGCGCCGCCGCCATCCAGGCCTCAAGTACGGCGTCCAGAACTTCATTGTCGCCGCTGACCACCCCGCCCGCGGCGCCCTCGCGGTCGGCAGCGATCCCGTGGCCATGGCGGACCGGCGTGGCCTGTTGGACCGCCTGCAGATCGCCCTTTCCAACCCCGCCGTCGACGGCGTCCTGGCATCTCCGGACGTCATGGATGACCTGCTCCTCCTCGGTGCCTTGGAAGGCAAGCTCCTTTTCGGTTCCATGAACCGCGGCGGACTGTCCGGCCTGGTGAACGAAATTGATGACCGTTTCACCGGCCATACCGCGGCTGCGCTAGCGGCGCTGGGGGCCGACGGCGGGAAGATGCTCACGCGCATCTGCCTGGGCGACCCGGACACGGTGCCCATGCTGGAAGCCACGGCCAAGGTCATCGATTCACTGGCCGAGCGCAAGCTGATCGCCATGGTGGAGCCATTTCTCTCCTCGTGGCAGAACGGCAGGGTCCGCAATGACCTGAGCACGGATGCCGTGATCAAGTCGGTGGCCATCGCCGAAGGCCTGGGTTCCACCAGCGCGTACACCTGGATGAAACTCCCGGTGGTTGCGGAGATGGAGCGGGTCATGGCGGCCACCACGCTGCCCACCGTGCTGTTGGGCGGGGACCCGGACGGCACGCAGGACGAGGTGTTTGCCAGCTGGCAGGCAGCCCTGGCTTTGCCCGGGGTCCAAGGCCTGACCGTGGGACGGACACTGCTCTACCCGGCCGACGGCGACGTTGCCGGAGCAGTCGCGACCGCCGCGTCCCTGCTCAAGACGCCTGTGCTGCAGTCATCAGCGAAAGTATCGGAGTAA
- a CDS encoding tautomerase family protein has product MPLVRIDVNAGRSPEELGRLSRGIHDAILAEYGIPERDYFHIVTEHAPGQIVAQDAGLGFERSSEVVMIQIFTQGGRGPEAKQSLFAAIAERLAEVGVAGEDVFLGYVENTASDWSFGFGRAQYVTGELAVPGK; this is encoded by the coding sequence ATGCCGCTGGTTCGAATCGATGTCAACGCAGGCCGAAGCCCTGAGGAGTTGGGACGCCTCAGCCGCGGGATCCACGACGCCATCCTGGCGGAGTATGGCATTCCTGAGCGGGACTACTTCCACATCGTCACCGAGCACGCGCCGGGCCAAATTGTCGCCCAGGATGCAGGCCTTGGGTTTGAGCGGTCTTCGGAAGTGGTGATGATCCAGATTTTTACCCAGGGCGGCCGAGGCCCGGAGGCCAAGCAGTCACTCTTTGCGGCCATCGCCGAGCGGTTGGCCGAAGTTGGCGTTGCCGGGGAGGACGTCTTCCTGGGTTACGTGGAAAACACGGCCAGCGACTGGTCGTTCGGCTTCGGCCGCGCGCAGTATGTCACGGGAGAACTGGCAGTGCCCGGTAAATAG
- the sucC gene encoding ADP-forming succinate--CoA ligase subunit beta: MDLFEYQARDMFEAHGVPVLAGIVAYTPEEAKAAAEKIGGVTVVKAQVKVGGRGKAGGVKVAKSADEALEHATNILGMDIKGHTVKKVMIAQGADIAEEYYFSVLLDRANRNYLAMCSVEGGMEIEQLAVERPDALAKVAIDPAVGIDQAKADEIVAAAGFSEELRGKVAAVILKLWDVFKKEDATLVEVNPLVKTGAGDIVALDGKVTLDENAEFRHAKHALLEDKDAADPLEAKAKAQDLNYVKLDGEVGIIGNGAGLVMSTLDVVAYAGENHGNVKPANFLDIGGGASAEVMAAGLDVILGDEQVKSVFVNVFGGITACDAVAKGIVGALAELGHNANKPLVVRLDGNNVEEGRRILAEANHPLVTLAATMDEGADKAAELANAAK; encoded by the coding sequence GTGGACCTGTTTGAATACCAGGCGCGCGATATGTTCGAGGCGCACGGTGTACCCGTGCTTGCCGGCATCGTGGCGTACACCCCAGAAGAAGCAAAAGCAGCAGCCGAAAAAATCGGCGGCGTGACTGTTGTTAAAGCACAGGTAAAGGTAGGCGGTCGCGGCAAGGCCGGCGGCGTCAAGGTAGCCAAGTCAGCTGACGAAGCACTTGAGCACGCCACCAACATCCTGGGCATGGACATCAAGGGCCACACCGTCAAAAAGGTGATGATTGCCCAGGGTGCCGACATCGCCGAGGAGTACTACTTCTCCGTGCTGCTGGACCGCGCCAACCGCAACTACCTGGCCATGTGCTCGGTTGAAGGCGGCATGGAAATCGAACAGCTCGCCGTCGAACGCCCTGACGCGCTGGCGAAGGTCGCAATCGATCCCGCCGTTGGAATCGACCAGGCCAAGGCAGACGAAATCGTCGCAGCCGCAGGCTTCTCCGAGGAACTGCGCGGCAAGGTCGCCGCCGTGATCCTCAAGCTCTGGGACGTCTTCAAGAAGGAAGACGCCACCCTCGTGGAGGTCAACCCGCTGGTCAAGACCGGCGCAGGCGACATCGTGGCACTCGATGGCAAGGTGACGCTGGATGAGAACGCCGAGTTCCGCCACGCCAAGCACGCCCTCCTTGAAGACAAGGACGCTGCGGACCCGCTCGAGGCCAAGGCCAAGGCACAGGACCTGAACTACGTCAAGCTGGACGGCGAGGTGGGCATCATCGGTAACGGTGCAGGCCTGGTCATGTCCACCCTGGACGTTGTTGCCTACGCCGGTGAAAACCACGGCAACGTCAAGCCCGCCAACTTCCTGGACATCGGCGGTGGAGCTTCCGCCGAGGTCATGGCTGCCGGCCTCGACGTCATCCTCGGAGACGAGCAGGTCAAGTCCGTGTTCGTGAACGTCTTCGGTGGCATCACCGCGTGTGACGCCGTCGCCAAGGGCATCGTCGGTGCGCTGGCCGAGCTGGGCCACAACGCCAACAAGCCGCTGGTAGTCCGCCTCGACGGCAACAACGTTGAGGAAGGCCGCCGCATCCTGGCCGAGGCCAACCACCCGCTGGTTACCCTGGCCGCCACCATGGACGAGGGCGCCGACAAGGCCGCCGAGCTCGCCAACGCAGCTAAGTAA
- the iolC gene encoding 5-dehydro-2-deoxygluconokinase: MNHELLTIGRISVDIYPNDIGVDLEDVQSFGKYLGGSPSNVAVAAARHGRRTGVITRTGDDAFGTYLHRELRKFGVDDSFVTPVKEWPTAVTFCAIKPATDEFPLYFYGRFPTAPDLQIHAEELDLDAIRNARIFWSTVTGLCQEPSREAHLAAHEARDRDQLKIGQFTVLDLDYRPMFWASETEAREQVARILPHVTVAIGNDKECAVAVGAGTPDEQADRLLAAGVEIAVVKLGAEGVMAKTRTERVVSAPVPVETVNGLGAGDSFGGAFCHGLLSGWPLAQVLDFANAAGAIVASRLSCADAMPTPEEVTSLLAERGRLVPEFAGAGTSPEAVSEGAAS, encoded by the coding sequence GTGAACCACGAACTGCTCACGATCGGGCGCATCAGCGTTGATATCTACCCGAACGACATCGGTGTGGATCTGGAGGACGTGCAGTCCTTCGGCAAGTACCTCGGAGGCTCGCCCTCGAACGTAGCGGTGGCAGCCGCCCGGCATGGCCGGCGGACCGGAGTGATCACCCGCACCGGCGATGACGCCTTTGGCACCTACCTGCACCGCGAACTGCGCAAGTTCGGCGTGGACGACTCCTTCGTCACCCCGGTCAAAGAATGGCCCACCGCTGTGACGTTCTGCGCCATCAAGCCGGCCACGGACGAGTTTCCGCTCTACTTCTACGGCCGTTTCCCCACCGCACCGGACCTCCAGATCCACGCCGAAGAGCTTGACCTGGACGCCATCCGGAACGCCCGGATCTTCTGGTCCACCGTGACCGGCTTGTGCCAGGAGCCCAGCCGGGAAGCGCACCTCGCCGCCCATGAGGCCCGGGACCGCGACCAACTGAAAATCGGCCAGTTCACCGTCCTGGACCTGGACTACCGGCCCATGTTCTGGGCTTCCGAAACGGAAGCCCGGGAACAGGTCGCCAGGATTCTGCCCCACGTGACGGTGGCGATCGGCAACGACAAGGAGTGTGCCGTCGCCGTCGGGGCGGGAACCCCCGATGAGCAGGCCGACCGTTTGCTGGCCGCCGGCGTCGAGATTGCCGTGGTCAAGCTTGGCGCAGAGGGCGTGATGGCGAAGACACGCACGGAGCGCGTCGTTTCCGCACCGGTGCCGGTGGAGACCGTCAACGGGCTGGGCGCCGGTGATTCGTTCGGCGGTGCGTTCTGCCATGGGCTGCTGTCCGGCTGGCCGCTCGCCCAGGTGCTGGACTTCGCCAACGCGGCGGGTGCCATCGTGGCCTCGCGCCTCTCCTGTGCCGATGCAATGCCGACGCCGGAGGAAGTCACCTCGCTGCTGGCCGAACGCGGCCGCCTTGTCCCCGAGTTCGCCGGCGCCGGCACATCCCCTGAAGCAGTTTCCGAAGGAGCAGCGTCTTGA
- a CDS encoding sugar phosphate isomerase/epimerase family protein, protein MTDVENKLIIGTAPDSWGVWFPDDPRQTPWERFLDEVAESGYKWIELGPYGYLPTDPSRLAEELKARDLKVTAGTVFTAFHRGAEQYDEAWEPARKVAELTAAMGGEHIVVIPAMWRDDVTGEAVESGELTEKGWADLFAGHNRMGKVLLEDFGLKQQFHSHADSHVGAQQDIETLLAATDPTYLNLCLDTGHAEYCGASSLELIKNYPDRIGYLHLKQINPDVLKKVNAENMTWAAANLAGVMTEPPNGLPDLRAVIEAVEALNRPIFGIVEQDMYPVAFDVPMPIAKRTRNYLLSCGSRTRVQ, encoded by the coding sequence ATGACAGACGTCGAGAACAAACTGATCATCGGCACCGCCCCCGACTCCTGGGGTGTCTGGTTTCCGGACGACCCCCGGCAGACCCCGTGGGAGCGTTTCCTGGACGAGGTTGCGGAGTCCGGGTACAAGTGGATCGAACTGGGCCCGTACGGCTACCTGCCCACTGATCCCTCCCGCCTTGCCGAAGAGCTCAAGGCCCGCGACCTGAAGGTCACGGCCGGAACGGTCTTCACCGCGTTCCACCGGGGCGCCGAACAGTACGACGAAGCCTGGGAGCCCGCCCGCAAGGTTGCCGAACTGACGGCCGCCATGGGCGGCGAACACATCGTGGTCATCCCGGCGATGTGGCGTGACGATGTCACCGGCGAGGCCGTCGAAAGCGGTGAGCTCACGGAGAAAGGCTGGGCGGACCTGTTTGCGGGCCACAACCGCATGGGGAAGGTCCTGCTGGAGGACTTCGGCCTGAAGCAGCAGTTCCATTCCCATGCGGACTCGCACGTCGGTGCGCAGCAGGACATCGAAACCCTGCTGGCCGCCACGGACCCGACGTACCTGAACCTGTGCCTGGACACCGGCCACGCCGAATACTGCGGGGCCTCCAGCCTGGAACTGATCAAAAACTACCCGGACCGCATCGGCTACCTGCACCTGAAGCAGATCAACCCGGACGTCCTCAAAAAGGTCAACGCGGAAAACATGACCTGGGCTGCGGCGAACCTCGCCGGCGTGATGACCGAGCCGCCCAACGGACTGCCGGACCTCCGGGCCGTCATCGAAGCCGTCGAGGCGCTCAACCGTCCGATCTTCGGCATCGTGGAGCAGGACATGTACCCGGTCGCCTTCGACGTGCCGATGCCCATCGCCAAGCGCACCCGCAACTACCTGCTCTCCTGCGGTTCCCGCACCCGCGTCCAGTAA
- a CDS encoding CoA-acylating methylmalonate-semialdehyde dehydrogenase: protein MTAISTETTTINHFINGAESAGEGARTQPVYNPATGAVSGELRLANRADLDATVAAARKAADSWGDISLAKRTAVLFKFRELVAAHVDDLAELITAEHGKVLSDAKGEIGRGLEVIEFACGIPQLLKGDYSDQVSTGIDVFSFREPLGVVAGITPFNFPVMVPLWMAPMAIATGNAFILKPSERDPSASMLLAKLWKRAGLPDGVFQVLHGDKETVDGLLTHPDVDGISFVGSTPIAQYVHETATKHGKRVQALGGAKNHAIVMPDADLDNAADHLAAAAFGSAGERCMAISVAVAVGDAADLIVKKVEERALAVKVNNGTAPGAEMGPVITPASKERIVKIVTEAETAGAAMVVDGRDLVVPGHEDGFWVGPTVLDHVKTEMTAYTEEIFGPVLVVVRVDTLEDGINLINANPYGNGTAIFTSSGANARTFQRSVTVGMIGINVPLPVPVAYHSFGGWKASLFGDKHIYGPEGVSFYTRGKVVTSRWPEPTHASGASYNFPSN, encoded by the coding sequence ATGACTGCCATCTCCACTGAGACCACCACCATCAACCACTTCATCAACGGCGCCGAATCCGCCGGCGAGGGCGCCCGTACCCAGCCGGTGTACAACCCGGCCACCGGCGCCGTGTCCGGTGAACTCCGCCTGGCCAACCGGGCCGACCTGGATGCCACCGTGGCCGCGGCCCGCAAGGCAGCCGACAGCTGGGGCGACATTTCCCTGGCCAAGCGCACCGCGGTGCTGTTCAAGTTCCGCGAGCTCGTCGCCGCGCACGTGGATGATCTTGCCGAACTGATCACGGCCGAGCACGGCAAGGTCCTCTCCGACGCCAAGGGCGAAATCGGCCGCGGCCTGGAAGTCATCGAGTTCGCCTGCGGCATCCCGCAGCTGCTCAAGGGCGACTACTCGGACCAGGTCTCCACCGGCATCGACGTCTTCTCCTTCCGCGAACCGCTCGGCGTCGTCGCCGGTATCACGCCGTTCAACTTCCCCGTGATGGTGCCGCTGTGGATGGCTCCAATGGCCATCGCCACCGGCAACGCCTTCATCCTCAAGCCCTCCGAGCGGGATCCTTCAGCCTCCATGCTGCTGGCCAAGCTGTGGAAGCGAGCCGGCCTGCCCGACGGCGTGTTCCAGGTCCTGCACGGTGACAAGGAAACCGTGGACGGGCTCCTGACCCACCCGGACGTCGACGGCATCTCCTTCGTCGGCTCCACCCCGATCGCCCAGTACGTCCACGAAACCGCCACCAAGCACGGCAAACGCGTCCAGGCCCTCGGCGGGGCGAAGAACCACGCCATCGTGATGCCCGACGCCGACCTGGACAACGCCGCCGACCACCTCGCCGCCGCCGCCTTCGGTTCCGCCGGGGAACGCTGCATGGCCATCTCCGTGGCGGTCGCCGTCGGCGATGCTGCAGACCTGATCGTCAAAAAGGTCGAGGAACGCGCCCTCGCCGTCAAAGTCAATAACGGCACCGCACCCGGCGCCGAAATGGGCCCCGTCATCACCCCGGCGTCCAAGGAACGCATCGTAAAGATCGTCACCGAGGCGGAAACCGCAGGCGCCGCGATGGTGGTGGACGGCCGCGACCTCGTCGTCCCCGGCCACGAGGACGGCTTCTGGGTGGGCCCCACCGTCCTGGACCACGTCAAGACGGAAATGACTGCGTACACCGAGGAAATCTTCGGACCGGTCCTCGTCGTGGTCCGCGTTGACACCCTCGAAGACGGCATCAACCTGATCAACGCCAACCCGTACGGCAACGGCACCGCCATCTTCACCTCCTCCGGCGCCAACGCCCGCACGTTCCAGCGCTCCGTCACGGTGGGCATGATCGGCATCAACGTGCCCCTGCCCGTCCCGGTCGCCTACCACTCCTTCGGCGGCTGGAAGGCCTCACTGTTCGGCGACAAACACATCTACGGCCCCGAAGGCGTGTCCTTCTACACCCGCGGCAAGGTGGTCACCTCCCGCTGGCCCGAACCCACCCACGCCTCCGGCGCAAGCTACAACTTCCCTTCCAACTGA